From Weissella diestrammenae, a single genomic window includes:
- the glf gene encoding UDP-galactopyranose mutase produces the protein MTLNDKKYDYLVVGAGPYGSIFAYEAAKRGKRSLIIEKRPHIGGNMYTHTEHGITVHDFGAHIFHTDNKEVWDYIRQFADFNGYQNQVVANYKGTLYNLPFNMNTFYEMWGTKTPAEAKAKIDAQKADAMAAMGGRAPRNLEEQAISLIGTEIYEKLIKGYTEKQWGRQATELPAFIIKRLPVRFIYDNNYFNHRYQGIPVGGYTQIFENMIMHNDLIDVQVNADFFAHKDEYLAEFPKIVYTGMIDQFFDYKFGELEYRSLRFEHEVVASDNYQGNAVINYTDAETPYTRVMEWKHFDGLADDDVTIITREYPQTWDRTKEAYYPVNDEKNMQIYKSYAKEAREHQDKILFGGRLGQYRYFDMDQVINAALNDVRQEFGVSADFNFAHDTEK, from the coding sequence ATGACATTGAACGATAAAAAATATGATTATTTAGTGGTAGGTGCAGGGCCTTATGGTTCAATTTTTGCCTATGAAGCTGCAAAACGTGGAAAGCGTTCACTGATTATTGAAAAGCGGCCACATATTGGTGGTAACATGTACACACACACTGAACATGGGATTACCGTTCATGATTTTGGCGCACATATTTTCCATACAGATAATAAAGAGGTCTGGGATTATATTCGTCAGTTCGCTGACTTTAATGGCTACCAAAATCAAGTGGTTGCAAATTATAAAGGTACTTTGTACAATTTGCCATTTAATATGAACACTTTTTACGAGATGTGGGGTACAAAAACACCGGCTGAAGCTAAAGCAAAAATTGATGCACAAAAGGCTGATGCTATGGCAGCTATGGGTGGACGTGCACCTCGTAACCTTGAAGAACAAGCGATTTCGTTGATTGGAACTGAAATTTATGAAAAGTTAATTAAGGGTTATACGGAAAAGCAATGGGGACGTCAAGCAACGGAACTACCTGCATTCATCATTAAGCGACTTCCAGTTCGATTTATTTACGATAATAATTACTTTAATCATCGTTACCAAGGAATTCCAGTTGGTGGCTACACACAAATCTTTGAAAACATGATTATGCATAATGATTTAATTGACGTACAAGTTAATGCTGATTTTTTTGCACACAAGGATGAATACTTGGCTGAATTCCCTAAAATTGTCTACACGGGTATGATTGATCAATTCTTCGATTATAAATTTGGGGAACTTGAGTACCGTTCACTTCGTTTTGAACACGAAGTCGTGGCATCAGATAATTATCAAGGAAACGCAGTTATTAACTATACTGATGCAGAAACACCATATACCCGTGTCATGGAGTGGAAACACTTTGACGGTTTGGCAGATGACGATGTGACAATTATTACGCGTGAGTACCCACAAACATGGGATCGAACAAAAGAAGCATATTATCCAGTTAATGATGAAAAAAATATGCAAATCTATAAATCTTATGCTAAAGAAGCGCGTGAACATCAAGATAAAATTCTCTTTGGTGGTCGACTAGGGCAATACCGTTATTTTGATATGGACCAAGTTATCAATGCTGCATTAAATGATGTGAGACAAGAATTTGGGGTCTCTGCTGACTTTAATTTTGCACACGATACGGAAAAATAA
- a CDS encoding RluA family pseudouridine synthase has translation MATFSWEKQEPGGLKIKQFLAERGVSHRMFSIIKRGGGHLLLDGRPARTIDEIKMGQKITIIMPHEESNEILPFSDLPITVIYEDDNYLVVDKPAGVTSVPGKADRETTMVNRVKGHLQREGAQDLVPHVVTRLDRFTSGVALLAKHRFAHGLLDKALKTHAVDKRYYALVDGVLADEHQMIDQPIGRVPDDFIRREVRSDGKPSQTEYWVIKRFDNQTLVRVQLHTGRTHQIRVHFKALGHPLVGDEIYGGPMDRGAVRQMLHAYWISWFDPFSQIVQQFEAPVPEDMINVMQGYVPQDK, from the coding sequence ATGGCTACTTTTAGTTGGGAGAAACAAGAACCAGGGGGACTAAAAATCAAACAATTTTTAGCAGAACGTGGTGTTTCTCATCGCATGTTTAGCATTATTAAACGAGGCGGTGGGCATTTATTACTGGACGGTCGCCCCGCTCGAACGATTGATGAGATTAAAATGGGTCAAAAAATTACGATCATTATGCCACATGAAGAAAGCAATGAGATTTTACCTTTTTCGGACTTACCGATTACGGTTATTTACGAAGATGATAACTATTTGGTTGTTGATAAACCAGCTGGCGTGACGTCGGTTCCTGGTAAGGCCGATCGTGAAACAACAATGGTCAATCGGGTGAAAGGTCATTTGCAACGTGAAGGCGCTCAGGATTTAGTGCCGCACGTGGTAACGCGTTTAGACCGTTTTACTTCAGGTGTTGCCCTTTTAGCAAAGCATCGATTTGCACACGGATTGTTAGATAAAGCTTTGAAAACGCACGCAGTTGATAAACGTTACTATGCACTAGTTGATGGTGTGTTGGCTGATGAACATCAAATGATTGATCAGCCCATTGGACGAGTACCTGATGATTTCATTCGGCGTGAAGTTCGATCAGATGGTAAACCTTCACAAACCGAATACTGGGTGATCAAGCGATTTGATAATCAAACATTGGTTCGTGTGCAATTACATACAGGACGCACACATCAAATTAGGGTTCATTTTAAAGCACTCGGGCATCCACTAGTCGGCGACGAAATTTACGGTGGACCAATGGACCGGGGTGCAGTGAGACAAATGCTACATGCGTATTGGATTAGTTGGTTCGATCCATTTTCACAAATTGTTCAGCAGTTTGAGGCACCAGTTCCAGAAGATATGATCAACGTCATGCAGGGGTATGTGCCACAAGATAAATAA
- a CDS encoding GTP pyrophosphokinase, with protein sequence MIENWEKFLQPYMQAVEELKVKFRALRDQYAQNGVETPIEFVTGRVKQVEAIKEKAVRRHVDMDRLEQDMQDLAGIRIMTQFTNDIYRVVDLIRERTDMVILEERDYVTNSKPSGYRSYHIVVEYPIQTTQGERKILVEIQVRTMQMNVWATIEHAINYKYAGEYPDDMADKLHEVAELTFKVDALFQEMHQEISESQHALRNHTKKDDVIDEGFNL encoded by the coding sequence ATGATTGAGAATTGGGAAAAATTTTTACAACCATATATGCAAGCAGTTGAAGAATTAAAAGTTAAATTTCGCGCCCTCCGCGATCAATACGCACAAAATGGGGTTGAAACGCCAATTGAGTTTGTGACGGGGCGTGTGAAACAGGTTGAAGCAATTAAAGAAAAAGCTGTGCGAAGGCACGTAGATATGGATCGTCTAGAACAAGATATGCAGGATTTAGCAGGCATCCGGATTATGACCCAATTCACAAATGACATCTACCGTGTTGTAGATTTAATTCGCGAGAGAACAGATATGGTGATTTTAGAAGAGCGAGACTATGTGACGAATTCAAAACCGTCGGGGTATCGTTCTTACCACATTGTTGTTGAATATCCGATTCAAACAACACAAGGTGAACGGAAAATATTAGTTGAAATTCAAGTGCGCACGATGCAAATGAATGTTTGGGCAACTATTGAACACGCGATTAATTATAAATATGCTGGTGAATATCCAGATGATATGGCCGATAAACTACATGAAGTTGCTGAATTAACGTTTAAGGTTGATGCACTCTTTCAGGAAATGCATCAAGAAATTAGTGAATCTCAACATGCACTTCGTAATCATACAAAAAAGGATGACGTGATTGATGAAGGTTTCAATTTATAA
- a CDS encoding multidrug effflux MFS transporter, whose amino-acid sequence MTQKVKLNAAHIFILGVLSAFAVFSMDFYLPGLPQLQKDLNTSASLAQLTITASLVGLGLGQLVIGPWSDRIGRRRPLLIGTLIFTLTSIAIVLTSNIWILILMRFFQGLAGSVGIVLSLAVITDSFSGRDLTNNVMINQSINGIFPVIAPVLGGIVVAMFNWEMTFWILAGLGISLFLAVQFYLPETREPVDQSTATNVEMRHVYQQLFANRQFMVYMLLQTLMMAALFAYISGSSFVLENIFHLNVTTFGIVYAINGLGIAVMTIFAGWLANRWREEKTLGIFIGYGLLGGILLALSLFMAKPMVVVLIAFFMIVSAIGGIQGMTTALAMKDQHANPGAASALLGMMRYAIGGVMSPLVGIFGTRSYVPLVVIILVVQLLAMVLYLNSVQRKM is encoded by the coding sequence TTGACACAGAAGGTTAAATTAAACGCAGCACATATATTTATTTTAGGTGTGTTGAGCGCATTTGCAGTATTTTCAATGGATTTTTATTTACCTGGACTGCCGCAATTACAAAAGGATTTAAATACCAGTGCATCGCTGGCACAACTGACAATTACTGCCTCATTGGTCGGGTTGGGGCTCGGACAATTAGTTATTGGTCCGTGGTCTGATCGCATTGGCCGACGTCGACCGCTTTTGATAGGGACGCTGATTTTTACATTAACATCAATTGCAATTGTTCTAACAAGCAATATTTGGATCTTAATTTTAATGCGGTTTTTTCAAGGCTTAGCGGGTTCAGTTGGCATCGTATTGTCGTTGGCAGTCATTACGGACTCATTTTCTGGTCGTGATTTGACCAACAACGTTATGATTAACCAATCAATTAATGGTATTTTTCCGGTTATTGCACCAGTCCTAGGCGGAATTGTTGTTGCAATGTTTAATTGGGAGATGACATTTTGGATTTTAGCTGGGTTGGGAATCAGTTTATTTCTTGCGGTTCAATTTTATTTACCTGAAACAAGAGAACCAGTTGACCAGTCGACAGCGACAAATGTGGAAATGCGGCATGTGTATCAGCAGTTATTTGCAAATCGTCAGTTTATGGTATATATGCTTCTCCAAACATTAATGATGGCTGCTTTATTTGCTTATATTTCTGGCTCTTCATTTGTTTTGGAAAACATCTTTCATTTGAATGTCACGACGTTCGGGATTGTTTATGCGATTAATGGTTTAGGCATCGCGGTCATGACAATTTTTGCTGGTTGGTTAGCTAATCGCTGGCGAGAAGAAAAGACATTAGGCATTTTTATTGGGTATGGCTTGTTGGGTGGTATTTTGTTAGCACTGAGTTTATTCATGGCAAAGCCAATGGTCGTTGTATTAATTGCATTTTTTATGATTGTTTCTGCTATTGGTGGCATTCAGGGGATGACGACGGCATTAGCGATGAAAGATCAGCATGCTAATCCGGGAGCTGCATCAGCACTATTAGGGATGATGCGGTATGCAATTGGTGGCGTGATGTCACCATTAGTTGGTATTTTTGGGACGCGTTCATATGTTCCGCTAGTTGTGATTATCTTGGTAGTGCAATTACTAGCAATGGTGCTGTATTTGAATTCAGTCCAGAGAAAAATGTAA
- a CDS encoding DsbA family protein, with the protein MLEIYSFISAFSKRSLDLNRNIVDLQADLAVTSRLNLIPLMRFSTSTLDKDDYLIQNISAREAVYINDAMTNVMKTAHFQGKKVGRRLSIILQEKVLAAKAYNDSIVRCALIEANVDLETFNQDLTSDFLKKALQMDQRISHDMGVKNSNTLVVFDSSRDDSAERYTDVQVDDLNRIFRVSSNACQE; encoded by the coding sequence ATGCTAGAAATATATTCATTCATCAGTGCATTTTCAAAACGCAGTTTGGATTTAAACCGGAATATAGTTGATTTACAAGCAGATTTGGCCGTTACATCCCGACTTAATTTAATACCTTTAATGCGTTTTTCAACGTCAACGTTAGATAAGGATGATTATTTAATTCAAAATATTTCGGCACGTGAGGCAGTATATATTAATGACGCAATGACCAATGTGATGAAGACAGCTCATTTTCAAGGTAAAAAAGTTGGCCGGCGATTAAGCATCATCTTACAAGAAAAAGTTTTGGCAGCAAAAGCATACAATGATAGTATTGTACGGTGTGCATTGATTGAAGCAAATGTTGATTTAGAAACATTTAATCAAGACTTGACTAGTGATTTTCTAAAAAAAGCATTACAAATGGATCAACGAATTTCGCATGACATGGGTGTTAAAAATAGCAATACATTGGTGGTATTTGATTCAAGTCGTGATGATAGCGCAGAACGATATACGGATGTGCAAGTTGATGATTTAAATCGTATTTTTCGCGTATCATCAAATGCTTGTCAAGAATGA
- the mgtE gene encoding magnesium transporter has product MATDFGNVRDEIVPLVTQITDDLKQGAIDAFRETFLGLHNYDQAQIYLNLTPQLRQQVIEWLTLDELANVFDHLDSDEVDVNHLLEEMSPSYAANMLNEMYVDNAVDVLDEISEPEQDIYLKQMSREDAGELRHLLDYDEDTAGALMTTEYIEVSQTSTIGQVMSLVKKAASESEQISYIYVLERKRLIGVISLRNLIIHPDDELVSEVMTSNLVTVLPTEDQEQVARLMADYNLLAMPVVDEQNEMLGIIMVDDIVDVIEAESTEDYGRLAGVNDLDLEESPMMSVIKRIPWLIILVFLGLGTASIINSYDAMVQQASVLAVFISLITGTAGNAGTQALAVSIRRITLDEKRSVIRMFFTELFIGALIGLIAGTTIFGVVWLWKSNVLLGLAVGLAMAIAIMVANLAGAFIPIIMDAMHVDPAVASGPFISTLSDLTSVIIYFNIAGVFITHFIGH; this is encoded by the coding sequence ATGGCAACTGATTTTGGAAATGTACGTGATGAAATTGTACCGTTGGTGACTCAGATTACTGACGACCTAAAGCAGGGTGCCATTGATGCCTTTCGAGAAACATTTCTTGGGTTACATAATTATGATCAGGCTCAAATTTATTTGAATTTAACACCACAATTGAGACAACAAGTGATTGAGTGGTTAACTTTGGATGAATTAGCTAATGTCTTTGATCATCTGGATTCTGATGAAGTTGATGTGAATCATTTGCTTGAAGAAATGTCACCCAGTTATGCAGCCAATATGCTTAACGAAATGTATGTTGACAACGCAGTCGATGTATTGGATGAAATTTCTGAGCCTGAACAAGATATCTACCTTAAGCAGATGTCACGTGAGGATGCGGGTGAATTAAGGCATTTACTTGATTATGATGAGGATACTGCTGGTGCCTTGATGACGACCGAGTATATTGAGGTCTCACAAACATCAACAATTGGTCAGGTTATGAGTTTGGTGAAAAAAGCAGCTTCTGAGTCTGAGCAAATATCGTATATTTATGTGCTTGAGCGTAAACGATTGATTGGTGTTATTTCTTTACGTAATCTCATTATCCATCCAGATGATGAGCTGGTTTCAGAGGTAATGACAAGTAATTTAGTCACTGTTTTACCTACTGAGGATCAAGAACAAGTTGCCAGGTTAATGGCTGATTATAATTTATTGGCTATGCCAGTTGTGGATGAACAAAATGAGATGTTGGGCATTATCATGGTCGACGATATTGTGGATGTTATTGAAGCTGAAAGTACAGAAGATTATGGTCGCTTGGCTGGTGTGAATGATTTGGATTTGGAAGAAAGTCCAATGATGTCAGTTATTAAGAGAATTCCATGGTTAATTATTTTGGTGTTTCTAGGATTGGGAACAGCGTCAATTATTAATAGTTATGATGCGATGGTGCAACAAGCATCAGTTTTGGCAGTATTTATTAGTTTAATTACTGGAACGGCTGGAAATGCGGGAACCCAGGCGTTAGCGGTTTCCATTCGTCGAATAACATTGGATGAAAAGCGTAGCGTGATTCGCATGTTCTTTACTGAATTATTTATTGGCGCATTGATAGGCTTAATTGCCGGCACGACTATTTTTGGAGTGGTTTGGCTATGGAAATCAAACGTTTTATTAGGCTTGGCTGTCGGGTTAGCCATGGCAATTGCGATTATGGTTGCAAATTTGGCGGGGGCATTTATTCCAATTATTATGGATGCTATGCATGTCGATCCAGCTGTTGCATCAGGTCCTTTTATATCAACGTTAAGTGATTTGACCTCAGTTATCATTTATTTTAATATCGCTGGGGTGTTTATTACGCATTTTATTGGGCATTGA
- the alaS gene encoding alanine--tRNA ligase gives MKELSSAEIRDMFLRFFQSKGHSIEPSQSLIPKDDPTLLWINSGVATLKKYFDGTVIPDNKRITNAQKSIRTNDIENVGHTARHHTLFEMMGNFSIGDYFKPEVIPWAWELLTSPEWFGMDPDKLFVTVYPNDQEAKKIWLEVVGLPKDHLYEEPDNFWDIGEGPSGPDTEIFYDRGSEFDAEDEKENYPGGENERYLEIWNIVFSQYNHLPGLTDNSKYPELPHKNIDTGMGLERVVSVFQHAKTNFETDLFLPIIHATEEMSDGFKYGEDEQKDISFKVIADHARAVTFAIGDGALPSNEGRGYIIRRLLRRAVLHGRKLGIHSIFLAKLVPVVGQIMASYYPEINANADYIASIIEAEEVRFNKTLSDGLSLLDTVMAEAKASTGEIDGAVAFKLYDTYGFPYELTEEAALEAGLKVNRAEFDTAMQAQQARARAARTNTASMGVQNELLTDLKTDSKYVGWSELSVPQATLVNIIQDNQLLTTAQSGEIQAIFDVTPFYAEMGGQVADKGKVSDQNGQVVARVTDVQVAPNGQHLHTLTVEQPLNIDTVYQLDVDRAYHVAVSKNHTATHMLDQSLRNILGEHTTQAGSLVTADGLRYDFSYNGPVPEAKLQAIEDLINQKIIENLPISWVETDLESAKKLGAVAVFTEKYGEVVRVVSIGDYNVEFDGGTHADSTAELGMFKIIGESGTGAGVRRIEAVTGQGTMQYVKTHDALLKQSALLVKAPQLSEIPDKIEALQSDLKEAERQVAALETKLANQAAADAFQDVKHAGDYSYIVTEMSVESMDVLRQTADNWKQATPSDVLVLAANLGEKVNLLVAVAPDAIAQGIKAGDLIKAIAPAIGGGGGGRPDLAQAGGKNPAGIADAFAQVNQWLLSK, from the coding sequence ATGAAAGAATTATCTTCAGCTGAAATACGAGATATGTTTCTCCGCTTTTTCCAAAGCAAAGGGCACAGTATTGAACCATCACAGTCACTCATCCCAAAAGATGATCCAACACTTCTTTGGATTAATTCCGGTGTGGCTACGTTAAAGAAATACTTTGATGGAACGGTTATCCCAGATAACAAGCGGATTACAAATGCACAGAAATCAATTCGAACAAATGATATTGAAAATGTTGGGCATACTGCACGTCATCACACGTTATTTGAAATGATGGGTAATTTCTCAATTGGTGATTATTTCAAGCCAGAAGTGATTCCATGGGCTTGGGAGTTATTGACTAGCCCAGAATGGTTTGGTATGGATCCTGATAAGTTATTCGTAACGGTGTATCCTAATGATCAAGAGGCAAAAAAAATCTGGTTGGAGGTCGTTGGATTACCTAAAGATCATTTGTATGAAGAACCAGATAATTTTTGGGATATAGGAGAAGGCCCTTCTGGACCTGACACGGAAATCTTTTATGATCGTGGTAGCGAGTTTGATGCCGAAGATGAAAAAGAAAACTATCCTGGTGGCGAAAATGAGCGTTACCTTGAAATTTGGAACATTGTGTTCTCACAATATAATCATTTACCAGGTCTTACAGATAACTCAAAGTATCCGGAATTACCGCATAAAAACATTGATACGGGAATGGGATTAGAGCGTGTTGTATCAGTATTCCAACATGCAAAAACAAATTTTGAAACAGACTTATTCTTGCCCATTATTCATGCGACGGAAGAGATGTCAGACGGTTTCAAATATGGTGAAGATGAACAAAAAGATATTTCGTTTAAGGTGATTGCTGATCATGCGCGTGCGGTAACATTTGCGATTGGTGACGGTGCCTTACCTTCGAATGAAGGTCGTGGATATATTATTCGACGATTGCTTCGACGTGCCGTTCTACATGGCCGTAAATTAGGTATTCATTCAATTTTCTTGGCAAAATTGGTCCCTGTTGTTGGTCAAATTATGGCCTCATATTATCCAGAGATTAATGCCAATGCGGACTATATTGCTTCAATTATCGAAGCCGAAGAGGTTAGATTTAACAAAACGCTGTCAGACGGCCTTTCATTATTGGACACAGTGATGGCAGAAGCAAAGGCTTCAACAGGTGAAATTGACGGTGCAGTCGCCTTTAAATTGTATGATACTTATGGCTTCCCATATGAATTAACTGAGGAAGCTGCACTTGAAGCAGGCTTAAAGGTTAATCGTGCAGAATTTGACACAGCCATGCAAGCACAACAAGCACGTGCCCGTGCAGCACGGACAAATACTGCTTCAATGGGTGTTCAAAACGAATTATTGACGGATTTGAAAACTGATTCAAAATATGTTGGTTGGTCAGAGTTATCAGTCCCACAGGCCACGTTAGTGAATATCATTCAAGATAACCAGTTGCTCACAACTGCGCAATCCGGTGAGATTCAAGCAATCTTTGACGTTACGCCATTTTATGCTGAAATGGGAGGTCAAGTAGCTGATAAAGGGAAGGTCAGTGATCAAAATGGGCAAGTTGTTGCACGGGTGACTGATGTTCAAGTTGCACCGAATGGTCAACATCTGCACACGTTGACGGTCGAACAGCCATTAAATATTGACACAGTATATCAGCTTGATGTTGATCGGGCATATCATGTTGCTGTATCAAAAAACCACACTGCAACACATATGCTTGACCAATCTTTACGAAATATTCTGGGTGAGCATACAACTCAAGCTGGATCACTCGTAACAGCAGACGGTCTAAGATATGACTTCAGTTATAATGGGCCTGTTCCAGAGGCAAAATTGCAAGCAATTGAAGATTTAATCAATCAAAAAATTATTGAGAATTTGCCAATTTCATGGGTGGAAACTGATCTTGAGTCTGCAAAAAAGTTAGGGGCGGTTGCTGTCTTTACTGAAAAGTATGGTGAAGTCGTTCGAGTTGTCTCAATTGGCGACTATAATGTCGAATTTGATGGTGGGACTCACGCAGACTCAACAGCTGAGTTAGGAATGTTTAAGATTATTGGTGAAAGTGGTACTGGAGCAGGTGTTCGACGAATTGAAGCGGTCACTGGACAAGGTACAATGCAATATGTAAAAACGCATGATGCTCTATTAAAGCAATCGGCCTTGTTAGTTAAAGCGCCACAATTATCAGAGATACCTGATAAAATTGAAGCACTTCAGTCTGATTTAAAAGAAGCAGAGCGGCAGGTAGCTGCGTTAGAAACTAAACTAGCTAATCAAGCAGCTGCAGATGCCTTTCAAGATGTGAAACATGCCGGCGACTACTCATATATTGTGACAGAAATGTCAGTCGAATCAATGGACGTTTTGCGGCAAACAGCGGATAATTGGAAACAAGCGACACCATCTGATGTCTTGGTCTTAGCTGCAAATCTTGGTGAGAAAGTTAATTTGTTAGTTGCC